One Henriciella litoralis genomic window carries:
- the hslV gene encoding ATP-dependent protease subunit HslV has protein sequence MTDTDQRHSPPWHGTTILAVRTEDHVVILSDGQVSMGQTVMKGNARKVRRLGNGDILAGFAGATADAFTLFERLEQKLERFPNQLQRAAVELAKDWRTEKYLQKLEALLIVADKETTLVITGAGDVLEPEHNVVAVGSGGNYALSAARALYSYEKDAEKLGRQAMEIAADICVYTNSNFSIEKLDLKS, from the coding sequence GTGACAGATACTGATCAAAGACATTCGCCGCCCTGGCACGGGACTACGATCCTTGCTGTGCGGACAGAAGACCATGTCGTGATCCTGAGCGATGGCCAGGTCTCGATGGGTCAGACCGTGATGAAGGGTAATGCGCGCAAGGTGCGCCGGCTTGGCAATGGCGACATCCTCGCCGGCTTTGCAGGCGCCACGGCAGATGCCTTCACCTTATTTGAGCGTCTCGAGCAGAAACTCGAACGCTTCCCGAACCAGTTGCAGCGCGCTGCCGTCGAACTGGCCAAGGACTGGCGCACTGAGAAATATCTGCAAAAGCTCGAAGCTTTGCTGATCGTCGCCGACAAGGAAACGACGCTCGTCATCACAGGCGCTGGCGACGTGCTCGAGCCTGAACACAATGTCGTGGCGGTCGGATCGGGCGGCAATTATGCCCTCTCGGCTGCCCGCGCGCTGTATTCCTACGAAAAAGACGCTGAAAAGCTTGGCCGTCAGGCGATGGAAATCGCCGCCGACATTTGCGTCTACACAAACTCGAATTTTTCGATTGAGAAGTTGGACCTGAAAAGCTGA
- the hisB gene encoding imidazoleglycerol-phosphate dehydratase HisB, whose translation MTTNRTATVTRTTRETDITVTVDLDGTGKADISTGVGFFDHMLDSLARHSFIDLTVKAEGDLHIDAHHTVEDTGIVIGQAIKKALGDFAGITRFGHAYIPMDETLSRASIDLCKRPYLVWKVDFRRDKVGDLDTELFKEFFHALSGNGGMCLHVENVYGENNHHIAESCFKATARALRMAVTPDPRLQGKPASTKGSL comes from the coding sequence ATGACCACGAACCGCACCGCCACCGTCACGCGCACGACCCGCGAAACCGATATCACCGTCACCGTCGATCTCGACGGAACGGGAAAAGCCGACATTTCGACCGGCGTCGGCTTTTTCGATCACATGCTGGACTCCCTCGCCCGTCACAGCTTCATCGACCTCACCGTAAAGGCCGAGGGCGACCTGCACATCGATGCCCACCACACCGTGGAAGACACCGGCATCGTGATCGGCCAGGCCATCAAGAAAGCCCTCGGTGACTTTGCCGGCATAACCCGCTTTGGCCACGCCTATATCCCCATGGACGAAACCCTGAGCCGGGCCTCGATCGATCTCTGCAAGCGGCCATATCTTGTCTGGAAAGTGGATTTCCGGCGCGACAAGGTTGGCGATCTCGACACCGAGCTGTTCAAGGAGTTCTTCCACGCGCTGTCCGGCAATGGCGGCATGTGCCTGCACGTCGAGAACGTCTATGGCGAGAATAATCACCACATCGCCGAAAGCTGCTTCAAGGCCACAGCCCGCGCCCTGCGCATGGCGGTGACGCCTGATCCGCGCCTTCAAGGCAAACCGGCGAGCACCAAGGGCAGCCTCTAA
- the hisH gene encoding imidazole glycerol phosphate synthase subunit HisH gives MANLALIDYGAGNLHSAERALRAAATLSDVDCSIIVTSDAETAAKAERIVLPGVGHFADCAKGLLALDGMVSALEAAVLKRGVPFLGICVGMQLMATRGLEDGATAGLGWIAGDVDRITPAGGLVVPHMGWNDLDLRGDHPVLSGLGDDPHVYFTHSYAFRPESTDCIMATADYGGEIVAAVGRDNIFGTQFHPEKSQRVGQKLLANFLEWSPS, from the coding sequence ATGGCAAACCTCGCACTCATCGATTATGGCGCCGGCAATCTGCATTCGGCTGAACGCGCGCTTCGCGCCGCTGCGACGCTGAGCGATGTGGACTGCTCAATTATTGTGACCAGCGACGCCGAGACTGCCGCAAAGGCTGAGCGGATTGTCCTTCCCGGCGTTGGCCACTTTGCCGATTGCGCGAAGGGCTTGCTGGCGCTCGATGGTATGGTGAGCGCGCTGGAAGCGGCTGTCCTGAAACGCGGTGTGCCGTTTCTCGGCATCTGCGTCGGTATGCAGCTTATGGCGACACGCGGCCTGGAAGATGGCGCGACGGCCGGACTTGGCTGGATCGCAGGCGACGTCGACCGGATCACGCCAGCAGGCGGGCTTGTCGTGCCGCATATGGGCTGGAACGATCTTGATTTGCGCGGCGATCACCCGGTTCTCTCGGGTCTAGGGGACGATCCGCACGTCTATTTCACCCATTCCTATGCGTTCCGCCCGGAATCGACGGACTGCATCATGGCAACGGCGGACTATGGCGGCGAGATTGTCGCCGCCGTCGGCCGGGACAATATCTTCGGCACACAGTTTCATCCCGAGAAAAGCCAGCGCGTTGGCCAGAAACTGCTCGCCAACTTTCTTGAGTGGAGCCCGTCATGA
- a CDS encoding putative bifunctional diguanylate cyclase/phosphodiesterase, translated as MRFANVVPVVAAIFALVSGMLFAGVYLVAAEMRASQQSDEMALRVVETLRVDLEAGRPENATRTLTSFAPEHAYLLDERGELIGGDYSDRAIAHGRVYPITADGKQLGELVMVRLMPFRPPLPGVMAVFCILVLCGTAYAMANYFSKLAGRQVEEITRLTNHLSLNQKAETNHAPLVYREFRLLRAAIVRQLRNLQAENRRLKSAAYTDERTGLGNSARLTRKLTQFISRSSFSSPAAFILIDADGMQQFSDSHDAATTLEMHTAFARRFSKIVSEQEAALSLPHGHWPTFSLQSDEFGILVDRVGARPEVIRLARQVLDELREPYSLAGKMVRLPAHAGIVMIPEDGQTPADIRKRASSALLQARRVEGSDMQFYSPKLDRQNAARKRLEAEVLAAVEAERFIPMYQPKVDLQTGKIVGAEALARWKLESGRIVSPNIFIPVAESCGMIGDIGRQIARKACEDAARWNSLDFDNVSIAVNVSPLQFESDDLGEMVINAMTDAGLPPRLLQLEITESVAVEDPDRLKDVINPLKSMGVRLAIDDFGTGHSNLSMLGRLPFDVFKIDRQFISNLHTDRQAPAIVEMILGMAETLGMETVAEGVETEAQLNFLRRRGCDQYQGYYFSPPVMIDRFMEMLSENNQSQVA; from the coding sequence ATGCGATTCGCGAACGTCGTGCCTGTGGTGGCGGCGATATTCGCGTTAGTTTCGGGCATGCTGTTTGCTGGCGTGTATTTGGTCGCGGCCGAAATGCGGGCTTCGCAGCAGTCTGACGAGATGGCGCTGCGCGTCGTTGAAACGTTGCGCGTTGATCTTGAAGCCGGCCGCCCGGAAAATGCGACGCGTACACTTACGAGTTTCGCGCCAGAACACGCCTATCTGCTTGATGAGCGCGGTGAGCTGATCGGCGGCGATTATTCAGACCGGGCCATCGCTCACGGACGAGTTTATCCGATCACAGCAGATGGCAAGCAGCTTGGCGAACTGGTGATGGTCAGGCTGATGCCTTTCAGGCCTCCTTTGCCCGGGGTGATGGCCGTTTTCTGCATCCTTGTTCTTTGCGGAACGGCCTATGCCATGGCCAATTACTTTTCCAAACTCGCTGGTCGACAGGTCGAGGAGATCACCCGACTGACCAATCATTTGTCGCTCAATCAGAAAGCCGAAACCAACCATGCGCCGCTGGTGTATCGGGAGTTTCGCCTGCTTCGAGCTGCCATTGTTCGACAGTTGCGGAATTTGCAGGCTGAAAACAGACGCCTCAAAAGCGCGGCCTACACGGATGAACGCACAGGTCTTGGCAACTCCGCGCGCCTTACGCGCAAGCTGACGCAGTTCATTTCGCGCTCATCTTTCAGCTCCCCGGCAGCTTTCATTCTGATTGACGCTGATGGCATGCAGCAATTCTCCGACTCGCATGACGCGGCCACAACGCTGGAGATGCATACCGCGTTCGCGCGCCGGTTCTCAAAAATCGTGTCCGAGCAGGAAGCCGCGCTCAGCCTGCCGCATGGGCATTGGCCGACCTTCTCGCTTCAATCCGATGAGTTCGGGATTCTGGTCGACCGGGTTGGCGCCCGCCCGGAAGTCATTCGTCTGGCGCGTCAGGTGCTCGACGAGCTTCGAGAACCCTACAGCCTGGCCGGCAAGATGGTCCGCCTGCCAGCACATGCCGGGATCGTGATGATCCCGGAAGATGGTCAGACCCCTGCAGATATTCGCAAGCGCGCCTCGTCTGCCCTTTTACAGGCCCGCCGGGTCGAGGGCAGCGACATGCAGTTCTATTCACCCAAACTCGACCGGCAGAATGCGGCCCGCAAGCGCCTGGAGGCCGAGGTTCTGGCGGCCGTCGAGGCTGAACGCTTCATTCCGATGTACCAGCCGAAGGTTGACCTGCAGACAGGTAAAATCGTCGGCGCCGAGGCGCTCGCCCGCTGGAAACTGGAAAGCGGCCGTATCGTTTCGCCCAATATCTTCATTCCCGTCGCCGAGAGCTGTGGCATGATTGGCGATATCGGCCGTCAGATCGCTCGCAAGGCGTGCGAGGATGCCGCCCGCTGGAACAGTCTCGACTTTGACAATGTCTCAATTGCGGTGAACGTCTCGCCGCTTCAGTTCGAGAGCGATGATCTCGGCGAAATGGTCATCAATGCGATGACGGATGCAGGCCTGCCGCCGCGCCTGCTGCAGCTGGAAATCACCGAAAGCGTCGCCGTCGAAGACCCTGACCGCCTCAAGGATGTGATCAACCCGCTCAAGTCTATGGGTGTGCGTCTTGCAATCGACGATTTCGGAACAGGACATTCCAACCTGTCCATGCTCGGCCGTCTTCCGTTTGATGTGTTCAAGATCGACCGTCAGTTCATCTCCAACCTGCACACAGACAGGCAGGCGCCGGCGATCGTGGAGATGATCCTCGGTATGGCCGAGACGCTCGGTATGGAAACAGTGGCCGAAGGCGTTGAAACCGAAGCCCAACTGAACTTCCTGCGCCGCCGGGGCTGCGATCAGTATCAGGGCTATTACTTCAGCCCGCCCGTCATGATCGACCGATTCATGGAAATGCTGAGCGAAAACAACCAGAGCCAGGTCGCCTGA
- a CDS encoding amidohydrolase codes for MRLPRTLASFSLAATLSALPALADPSTDTASSLVEDRPQLTQELAEKLWDWAEVGYQETKSSQLLQDTLSLEEFRIEAGVAGIPTAFIAEYGSGEPVIAILAEYDALPGINQTASPEREQRENVGAGHACGHNLFGAGSVAAAIAIRHWLEDTGTEGTIRLYGTPAEEGGSGKVYMVRAGLFDDVDIAMHWHADDVNSAAANTTLANRSAKFRFHGISAHAAGAPERGRSALDGVEAMNMMANMMHEHIPQDARMHYVITSGGEAPNVVPDFAEVFYYVRHPDADGVEAIWSRLEDAARGAAMGTGTEVDWEVIHGNNPLLVNETLARMMDSKLREFGGITYTPQEQDFAEQISQTLNDPNARLGSQEEVQPYNVSLGYGSTDVGDVSYAAPTVGLRTATWVPGTSAHSWQAVAASGMSIGHKGAELAAKTLTAAAIELYENEELIDAAKAEFDEKRGPNYEYKSLLGDRDPPLDYRK; via the coding sequence ATGCGTCTGCCTCGAACCCTTGCCTCATTCAGCCTCGCGGCCACGCTGAGCGCCCTGCCCGCGCTTGCGGATCCCTCGACCGATACTGCCTCCAGCCTCGTGGAAGATCGGCCGCAACTGACGCAGGAATTGGCTGAAAAACTCTGGGACTGGGCTGAGGTTGGCTATCAGGAAACCAAATCCTCGCAGCTATTGCAGGACACGCTTTCACTCGAAGAGTTCAGGATCGAGGCGGGTGTTGCGGGGATTCCAACTGCTTTTATCGCCGAATATGGCTCTGGGGAGCCGGTTATCGCGATATTGGCTGAATATGACGCCCTGCCCGGCATTAATCAGACCGCCAGCCCTGAGCGCGAGCAAAGAGAAAATGTCGGCGCCGGGCATGCCTGTGGCCACAATCTCTTCGGGGCAGGTTCGGTCGCGGCCGCGATCGCGATCCGTCACTGGCTTGAAGATACCGGCACTGAAGGCACCATCCGCCTCTATGGGACACCTGCCGAAGAAGGCGGCAGCGGCAAGGTCTATATGGTCCGGGCGGGTCTTTTTGATGATGTCGACATTGCCATGCACTGGCATGCCGACGATGTGAACTCAGCCGCCGCGAACACGACACTCGCCAACCGCTCTGCCAAGTTCCGCTTTCATGGCATTTCCGCGCATGCAGCTGGCGCGCCAGAACGCGGTCGCTCAGCGCTGGACGGTGTTGAGGCGATGAACATGATGGCCAATATGATGCATGAGCACATCCCGCAGGATGCCCGGATGCATTATGTCATCACCTCTGGCGGCGAAGCTCCGAACGTGGTGCCGGACTTTGCCGAGGTCTTCTACTATGTCCGCCACCCTGACGCCGATGGTGTCGAGGCTATATGGTCGCGTCTTGAGGACGCGGCGCGCGGCGCAGCCATGGGGACGGGCACTGAGGTCGACTGGGAAGTCATTCATGGCAACAACCCGCTTCTGGTGAACGAGACGCTCGCCAGGATGATGGATAGCAAGCTGCGCGAATTTGGCGGGATCACCTACACGCCGCAGGAACAGGATTTTGCTGAACAGATCTCGCAAACGCTGAATGACCCGAATGCCAGACTTGGCTCTCAGGAAGAGGTCCAGCCCTATAATGTTTCGCTCGGCTATGGCTCAACCGATGTCGGCGATGTCTCCTATGCCGCGCCAACGGTTGGTCTGCGCACGGCCACCTGGGTGCCCGGAACGTCCGCCCATAGCTGGCAGGCCGTTGCGGCCAGCGGCATGTCGATCGGGCACAAAGGCGCTGAACTTGCGGCCAAGACGCTGACGGCAGCGGCCATTGAGCTTTATGAGAATGAAGAGCTGATCGACGCGGCCAAGGCGGAGTTCGACGAGAAACGTGGACCTAACTACGAATACAAATCGCTGCTTGGCGACCGCGATCCGCCGCTCGATTATCGCAAATAA
- a CDS encoding HAD family hydrolase, protein MTNLKAVMFDLDETLLNRPASLKHFVSDQRTRFPVLQQLEQSELQTRFIDLDRRGTVSKDRVYEQLLEAISIEDAEMRDVLWRDYETNFWRFAVAFPGLKSLFSDLHKARLKTAIITNGQTHIQLRSILALNLDRLVDTYLISEVEGLRKPDPEIFHRAARRLNVASADCVFVGDNPVADILGARTCGMRTIWFANSADWPETATEGPDGTISHLGDIAPLIAQWG, encoded by the coding sequence ATGACGAATTTAAAAGCCGTCATGTTCGATCTCGATGAGACACTCCTGAACCGGCCAGCATCGCTGAAGCACTTCGTTTCAGATCAGAGAACCCGCTTTCCGGTGCTTCAGCAGCTTGAACAGAGCGAGCTTCAGACCCGGTTTATCGATCTCGACCGGCGCGGCACCGTTTCAAAGGATCGCGTGTACGAGCAATTGCTGGAGGCTATATCGATAGAAGACGCTGAGATGCGGGATGTCCTCTGGCGCGACTATGAGACGAATTTCTGGCGCTTTGCAGTTGCGTTTCCCGGACTAAAAAGTCTCTTCAGCGATCTGCACAAGGCCCGGCTGAAAACGGCGATCATCACAAATGGCCAGACGCATATTCAGCTGCGATCAATTCTGGCGCTCAATCTGGACAGGCTTGTCGACACCTATCTCATCTCCGAGGTCGAAGGCTTACGCAAACCAGACCCGGAAATCTTTCATCGAGCCGCCCGGCGCCTGAATGTAGCTTCCGCCGACTGCGTCTTTGTCGGAGACAACCCGGTCGCCGATATTCTGGGCGCCCGGACCTGCGGGATGCGAACGATCTGGTTCGCCAATAGTGCCGACTGGCCTGAAACAGCGACCGAAGGCCCGGACGGAACAATATCTCACCTGGGAGACATCGCGCCGCTTATCGCCCAATGGGGCTGA